In Salminus brasiliensis chromosome 24, fSalBra1.hap2, whole genome shotgun sequence, one genomic interval encodes:
- the LOC140546927 gene encoding histone H4 has product MSGRGKGGKGLGKGGAKRHRKVLRDNIQGITKPAIRRLARRGGVKRISGLIYEETRGVLKVFLENVIRDAVTYTEHAKRKTVTAMDVVYALKRQGRTLYGFGG; this is encoded by the coding sequence ATGTCAGGCAGAGGCAAGGGCGGGAAAGGCCTTGGGAAAGGAGGCGCCAAGCGTCATCGTAAAGTGCTTCGcgataacatccagggtatcacaAAGCCGGCTATTCGCCGTCTGGCTCGTCGTGGTGGCGTCAAGCGTATCTCCGGTCTGATCTACGAAGAGACCCGCGGTGTGCTCAAAGTGTTCCTGGAAAACGTGATCAGGgacgcagtcacgtacactgagCATGCCAAAAGAAAGACCGTCACCGCTATGGATGTGGTGTACGCCCTGAAGCGCCAGGGACGCACTCTGTACGGATTCGGAGGTTAA
- the LOC140546926 gene encoding histone H4: protein MSGRGKGGKGLGKGGAKRHRKVLRDNIQGITKPAIRRLARRGGVKRISGLIYEETRGVLKVFLENVIRDAVTYTEHAKRKTVTAMDVVYALKRQGRTLYGFGG, encoded by the coding sequence ATGTCAGGCAGAGGCAAGGGCGGCAAAGGCCTTGGGAAAGGAGGCGCCAAGCGTCATCGTAAAGTGCTTCGcgataacatccagggtatcacaAAGCCGGCTATTCGCCGTCTGGCTCGTCGTGGTGGCGTCAAGCGTATCTCCGGTCTGATCTACGAAGAGACCCGCGGTGTGCTCAAAGTGTTCCTGGAAAACGTGATCAGGgacgcagtcacgtacactgagcatgccaaaagaaagaccgtcaccgctatggatgtggtgtacgccctgaagcgccagggacgcactctgtacggattcggaggttaa
- the LOC140546738 gene encoding histone H2B — MPEPAKSAPKKGSKKAVTKTAGKGGKKRRKSRKESYAIYVYKVLKQVHPDTGISSKAMGIMNSFVNDIFERIAGESSRLAHYNKRSTITSREIQTAVRLLLPGELAKHAVSEGTKAVTKYTSSK; from the coding sequence atgcctgagccagctaagtccgcgcccaagaagggatccaagaaagccgtgaccaagacggccgggaaaggaggcaagaagcgcagaaagtccaggaaggagagctatgccatctacgtgtacaaggtgctgaagcaggtccaCCCTGACACTGGAATCTCCTCTAAAGCGATGGGCATCATGAACTCGTTCGTGAACGACATCTTCGAGCGCATCGCCGGTGAGTCTTCTCGTTTGGCTCACTACAACAAACGTTCTACTATCACCTCTAGGGAGATCCAGACCGCTGTGCGTCTGCTCCTTCCCGGTGAGTTGGCTAAGCACGCCGTGTCAGAGGGCACAAAGGCCGTCACCAAGTACACGAGCTCCAAGTAA
- the LOC140547171 gene encoding uncharacterized protein, translating into MSGRGKTGGKARAKAKTRSSRAGLQFPVGRVHRLLRKGNYAERVGAGAPVYLAAVLEYLTAEILELAGNAARDNKKTRIIPRHLQLAVRNDEELNKLLGGVTIAQGGVLPNIQAVLLPKKTEKTVKTNFVGRTRLTRIMSGRGKTGGKARAKAKTRSSRAGLQFPVGRVHRLLRKGNYAERVGAGAPVYLAAVLEYLTAEILELAGNAARDNKKTRIIPRHLQLAVRNDEELNKLLGGVTIAQGGVLPNIQAVLLPKKTEKTVKTK; encoded by the exons ATGAGTGGAAGAGGCAAAACCGGTGGTAAAGCTAGGGCCAAGGCTAAGACCCGTTCGTCCCGCGCCGGACTGCAGTTCCCAGTTGGCCGTGTGCACAGGCTTCTGCGTAAAGGCAACTACGCTGAGCGGGTCGGCGCCGGCGCTCCCGTCTACTTGGCCGCCGTCCTGGAGTATCTCACCGCTGAGATTCTCGAGTTGGCTGGCAACGCCGCCCGCGACAACAAGAAGACCCGTATCATCCCCCGTCACCtgcagctggctgttcgtaacgacgaggagctgaacaaactgctcgGAGGAGTCACTATCGCCCAAGGTGGTGTGCTGCCCAACATTCAGGCTGTACTGCTGCCCAAGAAGACCGAGAAGACTGTGAAGACAAA CTTTGTTGGACGAACACGACTGACGCGAATCATGAGTGGAAGAGGCAAAACCGGTGGTAAAGCTAGGGCCAAGGCTAAGACCCGTTCGTCCCGCGCCGGACTGCAGTTCCCAGTTGGCCGTGTGCACAGGCTTCTGCGTAAAGGCAACTACGCTGAGCGGGTCGGCGCCGGCGCTCCCGTCTACTTGGCCGCCGTCCTGGAGTATCTCACCGCTGAGATTCTCGAGTTGGCTGGCAACGCCGCCCGCGACAACAAGAAGACCCGTATCATCCCCCGTCACCtgcagctggctgttcgtaacgacgaggagctgaacaaactgctcgGAGGAGTCACTATCGCCCAAGGTGGTGTGCTGCCCAACATTCAGGCTGTACTGCTGCCCAAGAAGACCGAGAAGACTGTGAAGACAAAGTAA
- the LOC140546827 gene encoding histone H3 yields the protein MARTKQTARKSTGGKAPRKQLATKAARKSAPATGGVKKPHRYRPGTVALREIRRYQKSTELLIRKLPFQRLVREIAQDFKTDLRFQSSAVMALQEASEAYLVGLFEDTNLCAIHAKRVTIMPKDIQLARRIRGERA from the coding sequence atggcaagaaccaagcagACCGCCCGTAAGTCCACCGGTGGCAAGGCCCCGAGGAAGCAGCTCGCCACCAAGGCTGCTCGCAAGAGTGCCCCAGCCACCGGCGGCGTGAAAAAGCCTCACCGTTACAGGCCCGGCACCGTGGCTCTGAGGGAGATCCGCCGCTACCAGAAGTCTACTGAGCTGCTGATCCGTAAGCTGCCCTTCCAGCGCCTAGTGCGTGAGATCGCtcaggacttcaagactgatctccgcttccagagctccgccgtcatggccctgcaggaggctagcgaggcgtacttggtgggtctgtttgaagatactaatctgtgcgctatccacgccaagagagtcaccatcatgcctaaagacatccagctggcccgccgtattcgcggagagcgcgcttaa